From Bacillus marinisedimentorum:
TTACCGGACCGGAGACAAAACAGCCGTCATCCAGGTCGCCGAACACATCCTTGCACCTGTGGGCGGCAGACTGTTCGAAGGTTTTTCAATCGGCAAACCGGCAGATCGTTGATTCCGATTACTCTTTGCCGAATGATCGAAACGGGCTGACAAGTTCATACCCTGTATAAAATACCAGTTCCCTTAAAAAGAAAGGGACTTTGGTTTTTGCCGATTTATAGGCTGTTGTGCTTGCAGGTGAAGGAAAAGCATCGAGCCCCAGATCTTCTGCCATTGCCATCGCCCGCTTCATATGGAGCGGGTCAGTTATTATAAGAAGGTCGTTGAACATCTGTTCTTCGGCGATTTTCCCGGCATAAAGAAGGTTTTGTTCCGTGATTCCGGATTTGTTCTCGAGGAAAATGTCTTTTTTACGAACCCCCTGCCCGATAGCATACCTTTTGCCCGTTTCCGCTTCAGATAGCTTGCTTCCAGGCGCTTTGCCGCCGGTGAAAATGAGATGCTCCACCTTTCCGCTTTTATATAGGTTTACCGCATGGTCGATCCGTCCCTGAAAAACAGGAGACGGTTTTCCGTTCCAGGACGCAGCCCCAAGTACAACGGCGGCATCCGCTGTCACTGATTCAGCGTCCTTGTTGCTGTATCTCCAGATTTCAAAGCCGGACCAGAGAAAGAAAATCAGAACCAAAGCAAGAGGGGCTGCGACGGCAATCCTAAGTTTTTTCTTCATGTGAATCTCTCCCTATGGCTTCGGAAAAAACGATACAAGGATAAATGAAATCCAGCCGGGCAGCGTTTTTTTGCCGAGTGGCCCAAGAAGCGCTTCAAGGCCCTCAACCATCAAATCACCAAAAGTGATGATAAGCAAAACCAAAACTTTACCTGATACCCCGCCGTCTGTCATGAGGTGCATCAATGAGCTCATAATCATGGCATCCGTAGCAATTTGGACAACGGACTCTTTTTTTGATCGCTTGTAAATCGGTTTTTCTGTAAGCTTATCAAGCCTAGTGCCGAGCCAGATCACCAGGGCGAGCAAGACAAAGCCAAAGAACACGCCCTTTCCCTGAAAGTCATAGAAAAAGAGCACGGTGCCTAACCCGCAGAAGGCAAATATCCTGCTGCTGTGCTTACGGACCCATCCTTTCCATTCTTCACTCTCCATCCGCACTCCCTCCCCGAATGTCGCTGCCAACCATTTTACCATAATTTTCTTGAAATTAGGATATAGGAACATGTAAAAAGGTTATCCCCGAATGGGCGAACTTTCAGGTGGAGACGAGGTGCGGTTGTCCTTATCGATTTATTGAAAATGGAAACCGGTTAGGAATTCTGCCGTGCTGTAAGAAAAGCTCCAGGCGCCCGCTTATGACGATAGCCGCTGGTGCCTGGAGCTGAACAACTCGAATTGCGCAAGGCGCACGCTTAGCGGCATATCATAAGCTGGGGTTATCAGCAATGAGGCGGTTTTCCCTCCCGGAGGGGAGCAGCTGATCTGCATCCAAACAGATGCCAGATCAGCCCAGCCTGAGTACCCCGGGCATGGAAATTTGCACGTGTTCCCACCGTTTCAAGCAAGCCGACGGCCAAAACCGGGCTGTTTCCTCATATACGGGGTAACTCAGATCCATTTAGGACCGATAACCTGCCGGATTTGTCTTATTTTTCAAAAAAACTATTACTTTTTCTTCGTATTTCACACCAGATGACTGTTCCTTCGTGCCATATCCCTGGCTTTTCACGCCGTTTACGAACAACCGCAATCAGGAAGATGCACTTTCGCGCGGCATCCGTTTTCTTTCACGCCAAACGATCACTGTTTCACGCGTAATCTCCCATATTTCATGCCGCAGCGTCCAACTTTCACGCCGGAGCAGCTGTTTCGCGCCGTTCAGCCCGGCTTTCACGCCGGAACTCCTTTTTTCATGCATGGCGACAGACCCTGCCTCGCAGCTGGTAATCTCGAAATGCGGAGAGCCCTTGATCAGCGGCGTACGCATAAGCAGGGCCGTACCAGGAAGGGTGCTTTTCCCTTCATGGGGCGGCAATGCTTATAACAATAGCCGCCAGGCCTCACAGCTGAACATTGATCTTGCTTGAAAACTTATACTCTTACCTATCAAAAAGGCCCGACCCCCGGCGGGATCAGGCCTTATAAAAACTTACGCTTTTTTATTGGCTGTCATGAATAGTGCCGCAGTCACAGCTGCGAATGCCAGAATTGATGCCCATGTGCCGAACATCGCCTCTTCCGGCATGACGAATCCTGCTGTAACAGCGATCGCGATGATAACTCCCGTCAATGCCTCACCGGCAATGAAGCCGGAAGCAAGCAAAATGCCGCGTTCCGTTTTCTTGCGGCGCACTTCTTCGCGTTTTTCCCGTGTGTCAATCCATCCTCTGACAAGGCCGCCAAGCATGATCGGTGATGTCAAGTGGATCGGAAGATAAAGCCCTACTGCAAACGGCAACGATCCGATGCCGAAAAGCTCAACTGCCGCAGCTGCAGCCATTCCGATAAAAATCAGGTTCCATGGCAGATCGCCTTCCATGATGCCTTCGACAACGAGCGCCATGAGCATCGCCTGCGGTGCCGGCAGCTCCTGGGAACCGAATCCGTATGCACCATCTAAGAGAATGAGGATAAAACCCGTGACAATACTTGCAATCAAAATTCCATACAGCTGTGCGATTTGCTGCCACTTTGGCGTGGCGCCAAGAATGAAACCGGTTTTCAAATCCTGGGAAGTATCACCTGAAATTGCAGCAGCGATACAGACGACACCGCCGATGATGATGGCTGTCAGCATTCCCGGTTCACCTGTAAGGCCGGTTGCTTTCAGAATGACCGCTACGAAAATCAATGCGGCAATCGTCATCCCGGATACCGGATTAGACGAGCTGCCGACGACACCGACGATCCGTGCGGAAACAGTGACAAAAAAGAAACCGAATAAGAGCACGAGCAACGCGCCGAGAATGCCTATTTCTATTTGCGGGAAGAATGCCAGGATTCCGACGAGCAAAATGGTCAAGCCGATAATCAAGGAAAACGGGATGTCCTGTTCGGTACGGAGTTTTCCGTGACTCATCCCTGACTCACTGAAGCCTTTCAGGGCTCCTGTGAAAGAAGCAAAAATGGTCGGCAAAGTTTTAAGTAGGCCGACAATGCCGCCAAAAGCAACGGCACCTGCCCCGATGTAACGCAAGTAACTATCCCAGATTGCATGGTAATCCATTTCTGAAATCGGCACTTCCGCGGGATAGATCGGGTCCTCAGCAAACAAACCGAAGTGGCTGATCAGCGGGATGATGCCGAGCCATCCGAGAACAGCACCGGCGAACATGATTCCCGCTATCCGCGGCCCGATTATGTAACCGACAGAAAGTAATGCGGGCATGGTATTCATGCCGAAAGCAGCGTTCCTGAATCCTGAAATCGCCCATTCCACCTGAGATGGAAATGCCTTGATGGCATCTGTCAGGAACTTGAATAAAGCGCCGATTCCAAGGCCCCAGAATACCAGTTTTGCCCCCCGGCCTTTCCCTTCCCCGGCTACAAGCACTTCTGCACATGCCGTGCCTTCCGGGTACGGAAGGGTATCGTGTTCATTGACAATAAGGGCTTTTCGAAGCGGAATCATCAAAACGACACCAAGGATTCCGCCGGCAAGGGCAATGATTCCCATTGTCAGCAAGCTTGGCTGCATGTTCCATATAAAAAGTGCCGGCAATGTGAAAATGACACCCGCTGCCAGTGCTTCCCCTGAGGAAGTGATGGTCTGGACAATGTTGTTTTCAAGTATGGATTGCCGGCGCAGGATGACTCTGAGCACAGCCATTGAAATAACCGCTGCCGGAATGGATGCCGAAACTGTCATTCCGACAAGCAGGCCAAGATAAGCATTTGCTGCTCCAAAGACTACTACGAGCAATGCCCCGACAATTAAGGCGAGCAGGGTCAATTCAGGCCTTTTATCGTCCGGGGAAATGTAAGGTTTGTGTTCAACCTTTTTCTGTGATTGTGCCATGTTCTTCTGCCTCCATTCTGCATAGTAAAAGTAATGGTAGTACGAAAAGGATTATGAAAACTGGATTATGACGGGAAAAAGGGCGCATAAAAGCAAGCAGGAGCAAACGGCCTAACATTTATTACCTCCCTCCATTCATTCGGAAACCTCTTTTAAAATCCGTCAGCAATAAAGTGAATTTTATAATTTCTTTTTTTCCACAGACACACTTTGCCTATTTCAGTACGGCAATCCGGCAATTTCAACTGATACATTTTAATGATTTTTCCAGCTGATTCTGAAAAACGGGTGTATGAAAGGCACAGAACAAATGCGCAAGACGCCCGCATAGCGGCTTACACATAAGCGGGGGTAACCGCATGGAAGTGCTCTTTCCTCCCGGAGGGGATCCCCGCTTATGACGATAGCCGCTGGCGCCTGGAGCTGGACGATTCCCTTCTGGCTTTTTATCCATAACGCTTAAATTTTATAATTTCCTTAACAAAAAAAGACTGCCTGAGACAGAAAATTTCTTCTGCTCTGGCAGTTTTTCTACTCCGACGCAAAAAACCTGGCCTTGAATCGTCTTTGTATATAGTAAAGGCGGATTGATGCACCTGCAGCTGCCGCTGTCAGTCCGGCAATAATGCCGATCCAGTAGCCGAAGGGGCCCAGACCGGTATACTGGGCAAGTCCATAGCCAATCGGGAGGCCGATGAGCCAGTAGGATACAAGTGAGATGACAAAGGGGATGTTGACATCCTTATATCCTCTCAAAATGCCGAGAACAGGTGCCTGAATTGCATCTGAAAGCTGGTAAAAGATCGCATAAATGATAAAATGCTGAGTCAGCCTGATAACGGCACTGTTATCGGAATAAAGAACCGCAATGTCTTTGTTGAATAAATAAAGAAACAGGCCGCTGGCAAATGCCATCGCCACCGCGATTCCGAGGCCGAATTTGCTGTAAGCGTTGGCATCAGCCACTCGTTTTCCGCCAACTTCAAAACCGACAGCGATCGTGAGTGCCATCGAAATACTCAACGGAATCATATAAAGCATGGATGTGAAGTTCAAGGCCGCCTGGTGGGCTGCTATCGTTGCCGTATTGAACTCACTCATCAACAGTGTGACAACAGAAAAAATACTCGTTTCGAAAAAGATGGTAAGGCCGATCGGCACCCCGATCGTCAATTGCTCTTTCCAGGCTGCCCATGAAGGCCGGTATATATTACGAAAAACCCGATATGAGATAAAAAGCTCACTGCGATGGACGATCAGCAAAGCGGCCAGAAAAAAAGTCCAGTAGGTGATTGCAGTTGCATAACCCGCTCCCGCACCGCCCAGTTCGGGAAATCCCATTTTTCCAAAAATAAGGATATAGTTGAAAAAGATGTTTACAGGCAATACGAGGAACGTGATTCTCATACTGACGCGTGTCTGCCCGAGGGCATCGATAAAACTGCGGAGAACCGTATACATAAACAGCGGAACCATCCCGAAACTCAGACCGGTCAAATAATGGAATGCAATATACCGGACGTCAGGTTCGATCTTCATCATATCAAGTATCGGTCCCAGCAAAAATGACCCGGTGAGGATAACAAAAAGGGCCAGGGCAATGGCAAGATACAACCCTTGTACGACAGCACGCGGAACGTTGTTCTTCAGGTCAGCGCCAAGTAACTGCGATACAATAGGGGTCACCGCGATCAAGATGCCGTTTAACCCGGTGAATATCGGGATCCAGAGGCTCGTACCGATTGCAACACCAGCCAGGTCATCTGCCCCGGCCCGCCCTGACATAATGGTATCCACAAGGTTCATACTGAACATTCCAGCCTGCGTGACCAATATTGGCCAGAGAATGGTCAGCAGCAACAAAATCTTCTGCTTCATCGTATCCGTTTTATACATTGCCGCTTCATCCTTTGCATCGATACACAGCAATACTGCCGGTTTCGCTAATCCTGAA
This genomic window contains:
- a CDS encoding YdcF family protein, giving the protein MKKKLRIAVAAPLALVLIFFLWSGFEIWRYSNKDAESVTADAAVVLGAASWNGKPSPVFQGRIDHAVNLYKSGKVEHLIFTGGKAPGSKLSEAETGKRYAIGQGVRKKDIFLENKSGITEQNLLYAGKIAEEQMFNDLLIITDPLHMKRAMAMAEDLGLDAFPSPASTTAYKSAKTKVPFFLRELVFYTGYELVSPFRSFGKE
- a CDS encoding OPT family oligopeptide transporter yields the protein MAQSQKKVEHKPYISPDDKRPELTLLALIVGALLVVVFGAANAYLGLLVGMTVSASIPAAVISMAVLRVILRRQSILENNIVQTITSSGEALAAGVIFTLPALFIWNMQPSLLTMGIIALAGGILGVVLMIPLRKALIVNEHDTLPYPEGTACAEVLVAGEGKGRGAKLVFWGLGIGALFKFLTDAIKAFPSQVEWAISGFRNAAFGMNTMPALLSVGYIIGPRIAGIMFAGAVLGWLGIIPLISHFGLFAEDPIYPAEVPISEMDYHAIWDSYLRYIGAGAVAFGGIVGLLKTLPTIFASFTGALKGFSESGMSHGKLRTEQDIPFSLIIGLTILLVGILAFFPQIEIGILGALLVLLFGFFFVTVSARIVGVVGSSSNPVSGMTIAALIFVAVILKATGLTGEPGMLTAIIIGGVVCIAAAISGDTSQDLKTGFILGATPKWQQIAQLYGILIASIVTGFILILLDGAYGFGSQELPAPQAMLMALVVEGIMEGDLPWNLIFIGMAAAAAVELFGIGSLPFAVGLYLPIHLTSPIMLGGLVRGWIDTREKREEVRRKKTERGILLASGFIAGEALTGVIIAIAVTAGFVMPEEAMFGTWASILAFAAVTAALFMTANKKA
- a CDS encoding MATE family efflux transporter, translating into MYKTDTMKQKILLLLTILWPILVTQAGMFSMNLVDTIMSGRAGADDLAGVAIGTSLWIPIFTGLNGILIAVTPIVSQLLGADLKNNVPRAVVQGLYLAIALALFVILTGSFLLGPILDMMKIEPDVRYIAFHYLTGLSFGMVPLFMYTVLRSFIDALGQTRVSMRITFLVLPVNIFFNYILIFGKMGFPELGGAGAGYATAITYWTFFLAALLIVHRSELFISYRVFRNIYRPSWAAWKEQLTIGVPIGLTIFFETSIFSVVTLLMSEFNTATIAAHQAALNFTSMLYMIPLSISMALTIAVGFEVGGKRVADANAYSKFGLGIAVAMAFASGLFLYLFNKDIAVLYSDNSAVIRLTQHFIIYAIFYQLSDAIQAPVLGILRGYKDVNIPFVISLVSYWLIGLPIGYGLAQYTGLGPFGYWIGIIAGLTAAAAGASIRLYYIQRRFKARFFASE